A region of Scyliorhinus canicula unplaced genomic scaffold, sScyCan1.1, whole genome shotgun sequence DNA encodes the following proteins:
- the LOC119959310 gene encoding zinc finger protein 229-like, protein MEKPWKCGDCGKGYGFPSHLEIHRRSHTRERPFTCSKCGKGFTQSSNLSVHQRVHTGERPFTCSPCGKEFTRLSDLQTHQRVHTGERPFTCSKCGKGFTQLSSLQSHQRVHTGERPFTCSQCGKEFTRFSTLQRHQRVHTGERPFTCSQCGKGFAQLSSLQSHQRVHTGERPFTCAQCGKGFINSSTLLSHQRDHTGERPFTCSQCGKGFINSSTLLRHQRVHTGERPFTCSQCGKGFTEGSSLQSHQRVHTGERPFTCSQCGKGFTQGSSLRKHQRVHTGERPFTCSQCGKGFKEVSDLRSHQRVHTGERPFTCSQCGKGFTQVSNLRRHQRVHTGERPFSCSQCGKGFTDVSRLKSHQRVHTGERPFTCSQCGKGFTEVSNLRRHQRVHTGETLSTPQCETGLHVSPHLL, encoded by the coding sequence atggagaaaccgtggaaatgtggggactgtgggaaaggatacgGATTCCCATCTcacctggagattcatcgacgcagtcacactagggagaggccgttcacctgctccaagtgtgggaagggatttactcagtcatccaaTCTGTccgtacaccagcgagttcacactggggagaggccgttcacctgctctccgtGTGGGAAGGAGTTCACTCGGTTATccgacctgcagacacaccagcgagttcacactggggagaggccattcacctgctccaagtgtgggaagggatttactcagttatccagcctgcagtcacaccagcgcgttcacactggggagaggccattcacctgctctcagtgtgggaaggagtTCACTCGGTtttccaccctgcagagacaccagcgagttcacactggggagaggccattcacctgctctcagtgtgggaagggattcgctcagttatccagcctgcagtcacaccagcgcgttcacactggggagaggccattcacctgcgctcagtgtgggaagggattcattaattcatccaccctgctgagtcATCAGCGagatcacactggggagaggccattcacctgctctcagtgtgggaagggattcattaattcatccaccctgctgagacatcagcgagttcacactggggagaggccattcacctgctctcagtgtgggaaaggatttactgaaggatccagcctgcagtcacaccagcgcgttcacactggggagaggccattcacctgctctcagtgtgggaaaggatttactcaaggATCcagcctgcggaaacaccagcgcgttcacactggggagaggccattcacctgctctcagtgtgggaaaggatttaaggAAGTATCCGACCTGCGGAgccaccagcgcgttcacactggggagaggccattcacctgctctcagtgtgggaaaggatttactcaagtATCCAatctgcggagacaccagcgcgttcacactggggagaggccattctcctgctctcagtgtgggaaaggatttactgatgTATCTCGCCTGAAgtcacaccagcgcgttcacactggggagaggccattcacctgctctcagtgtgggaaaggatttactgaagTATCCAatctgcggagacaccagcgagttcacactggggagacgctGTCCACCCCACAATGTGAGACGGGATTGCATGTTTCACCACAcctgctgtga